aaaagagagagagggggaaaaaaaaaatctttcttcccTTATGTTGTTGAAGTCTCCCTACACCCATCCGTTATGTCCAGCTTATCAATTAAGATGAACCCCATGAACTTCAGatggtttttttaaaacaaggcaCCATCCATTTAAATGTGTAaaactgcctgcagctcccttgAACTGCAGGATTcagtccccagctctgtgtACTCAGTGTGAAGTTGAGCCCTTTGATACAAGTTTTACTGATGTTTTAAATGAAGTCTTCTCAAACACACAAAATAACCCAGATAATTTAAAACCTCATAGAAAAAATCGGGTGGAGAgaggggaggaagaaaaaaaaagaagccctAGTCAGTGCCATTGGTGAGGCAGAAGCAAAGGGCTGGCTCTGGTTACCAACAGGACAGAccaaaagcagctccacaaTTGCCTTCCCCGCATTTCTCACTCGAGCCGGGGAAGGTCTGGGCGACAGCTGGGAGACAAATCCATCCCTGGTATGGGCAGCTCCCCTGAGGAACAAATTAAGCTCATTCAGCTATAAAATAGGGTTTGTGTCACAAATACGGGTGAGAGCACGGGGAGGAGCTCCCTGTGTTTGTCCTGCTCGGCAGCTCCCCACAAACCTCGCCCCAGCTCACCTTGGCCAGCGTGGCCACGGGCGCTGGGGCCTTACAGAGCTGGGGATTATTGCCCTGAACTTCACAAAGCTGAGCTTGCCCTGGCATGGGATGCAGGAGAGCAATCCCAGCTCAATCCCATCTGGGGAAGGCCGTgaccatccccaaatcccaacaccAAGCCCACCACGTGTGCCAtggcaggagctccagcccgGGGACCACCACACCCCTGTGGATGTCACACCCTGGCTCCATCAGGTGAGCTCAGCCGTGCAGTCTGGAAGCCAGAGCAGGGTAAATTTGCAGGTGAGGTACCTGACGGAGctgtaaattatttaatttactaTTATTTAATGCTCATACtgaagagcagctccagcctttGCCTTGCCTCCCTCCCATCAGGaacagcccctgccaaggcagggagCTCACCAGCTCTTTCCAGCTACCACCACAGATGAGAAGAAAACCCCTTTTAGGGCATTAAGGGTGAAAAAAACGTCAAGacaatattaatttgaaaaatataaaattttaataaaggCTACATCTCTTAATTACAATAATTATTGtaccaagtaatttttttttttttaaatgaaactcTTTATAATGCATAATTTACAGTATAAGTAGAACAAAATGCCATGGCAAAAGTCATGAGTACAGGACTTGTAATAAAAggcataaaatatatttatacataaacCCCTTAAACAAGCAAGGGAAAGCTTGAACCCTGAATATAGGGCGACGCATGGTCTGTAACACCATGCAGGCACAGGTACTGTActgattaaatttaaaaaacactaGAGATAGTGTATTAATATTTCCACCATACATTTTCTACAATATATACAGACTTACACAAAGTAGCAATGGCAAACAGAACGCACAGATTAACTTAATCAACACAAAACCCAACTGTTGAAATGCAAGGTCTTTCTCGGGAAAGGGTTGTTCtgccccaaaaaaaaaaacccaccccacgGAGCTCCAGAGCCTTCACCCACATCTCCCACAGCCTGTGGGTGTTCAAGGCGAGGcagagaaaaaaccccaaccaaaaaaaaaaccccaagcaaaccCCAGCACAGACGGACTGACACGCTCCACACCGAGCCGAGCGCGCCCCGTCGCAGCTACGCCTCCAAACACGAGTAGTGCTAACATTGAACAGCTAAAAACCTTCAGCTCTGTGGAACCCACACAGGTTTTTCACCTCCTGGTGTgctaaaaatgggaatgggatggcTCCTTCTACAGCTCTCCCAGGCTCGGGGTTTTGTTCTACCTTGGGCAGCACTGAGAGCAGCAAAGCAAAAACCTCACCCCGCCGAAATCCATGGACAAAATAACCTGGTGTTGTTATATTGCATCTAAATAGAGTTAATGCTTAAGACCTTTATTTCAAATTAGAGCAGCATAGATTAAAATGCACCGGTCTCTAGAtgaatggatttttatttcggcttttattattattattattattaataatattattattatttctttaggAAAGTTTTATCTTCACTTGGAGAAATACTGGGCATGACCTcactccttccctcctcccccttccaaaaaaaaaccaataaaaaattATCACGAATGCGCTCATCGCCAAACTCGTAAATTTTAGATAGTGGGAAAAAAAcgtaaaaaaataaaataatccttcctcccctcaccccacatcccagcccctctcttCTCCATTGTTAAAGCAGCATATCCAAAAACTGGACTTAAGGGAAAACAGACTGTTCAATAAATATCAATAAGGATTACTGTTAAGGTAAGCTATACACAGTTTCTCTTAGTCCATAGATTTCAGATCCCCAGGAAATCATATATTATGTATGGAAGTCTCTCAAACACGGTCTGCATCTCCAATAGCCAACAGTGGTCATGTTTCTAATAAATAGTCCAGGGTTTTTATCATCTCAGTACCCAACTCATGaataataaatgccatttttttcctctaaggCTAATTCAGCAAAGTCTTCGTagacttcactttttttttttttttcttcattggtTCAAAACTTTTCCTTCAGagtgttgtgtttgttttttttatttatttcctcttcCCTTGTCATCACTACTGTTGTGTGTCCAAAGACTTTCCTAGGTTTTCTTGAGAAGCACAGATGCCATCAATCGATCCTTTCCACCTTCCCGAGGATCCTTCCCTCGTACATGGGCAGGATGGTTTCGTCCTCCCAAACCTCCTCAAACACCGCGCCGCAGTCGAACTCGTCGCTGGCCTTTTTGAAGTAGTATCTGTGGCAGAGGGAATTAAAACacagggtttttaaaaaaaaataaataaaaatatataaatcaaAGGTAAAAAGGCGAAGGATGCTTTGCCGGTTCTTTTATAACCACAAACATTTCCAACTTCTCCCTCCTGAGGATGTTCCTCCAGGAACACCTCAGGGGTGCTCAGGTCTGGTGACTTGAAAGcatgcccagggatgtggtgggatggaaggagcagggctgtgaaTGCTCCTCAGGGGTGACAACAGCCTGTCCAGTGAGTAGATTACACACTCTGGCAGTGGGTATCCCCCAGCcataaagaaaattagaaagtgCGGTGATTCCTGGTCAAAtatctcatttaaaaataaataaataggattTCAAAGCCAAGTGTTCTTAAGgttcccctctctccccaccTTCTTTCTTTCATGTGTTTTCTTGTTTCAAAGCTGAAGCCCAACATTAAAATTAGCAACTGTTATTAAAAGGATGGATGAAAAGCAAACCATCCCAGTTTCCTGCAACGCAGGAGCTGAAACTCTGCGGTGTTCCCGCTGGAAAAAAACATCCCGGACTTGGAACAGCCCCACTCCCGGCTCCAAGCTAAGGGACACAAACTCCTGCCTGGCTTCCCGAGGCTCAGGAGCATTCTGAGAGAGCCTGGTCCAGCCCCTGGGCCGTGACACGGGGAGGTCAAGTAGCAGTGTCCTGCATTCCTGCTCTTTTGCTCCGGGTCGTTAGATCATGAAGCCAACGCTCGCAGAGACAAAAAGCACCCCCACCCCTCCTGTGTCAAACAGTAAGGACCCCTCTATTATCCTGAATTAGACCGTTCAGCTTCTTGATTAAAGGTTCCTTTTATCCCGTTTGGAGCTTTCTTCCTTCTAAGGCTGCTTAATTGCATATGCACAAATGAAGGGCTTCCATTCAGAGGGGTAGCATTTAGGGAGTCTGTCCGTCTGCCGCCCAACACCTCCTTGGAGATGATGCCTGCTTTCCCTTGGAAAAGGCCTTTGCCATCTGATTGCCAGGGATGGAAAATATTCCAGCAGATGGATTACAAAGAAAAACATGTATGTAtctataaaaaaatatgtattttttaaaaaaaattaaccccTCCCCTGTAGTTTCCAGTCAACTTGGGTTGGCAGATGTTTGTCAGGGAGAAAGGGGTTTGTAATTATGATTTTCTTTAGGATGGCAAAGGACATCAAATGAAGCTCACTTTTATTGCTAAAACTGGAAGAGCCACAGCAGGGCCTTGgaatttgacatttttatttactgaCTTATTTTATGAGGCACTTCTGAAATAACCACATCGCCCTGCCAATCACTTTATTTTCAGGgacattaaaattattttggtagGGGGATAAAAGATGCCCTCATTTCAGTCAAAGACATGAAACCACCTCTGATTAGCCCAGGTACAGTTAGGATGTATTTTTGTGAAGTCATTCCAAGCCAATTCCAATTCCAATTCCAAGATCTGACACATGTTGCATCTTTAATGGCTCAGCGAGGAAAAAACATATTATTTGAGTCCTTCAGAGCCTGCACTCAGGGAAGTCAATGGCCCAGCTCCCACCAACTTCCATGCTGCAGGTCAAGGCCACAATTCCCCAGGACAGCAGCCTTGAAATAAATCCAAGAAACCCAAGGAAAGTTTGAATGAATTACAAAGaactttcccttccctctcccctgtCCAGATAACAGCCGCTCTTCCCAAGAACTTCCTCCCCAAGCCGAAGCCCTGGCTGTGTttacaaaatttttatttgagaAAACACGCTATGACCTTTTACATAATTACAACCTTATTTCACAGAGAAAcgaggaaaaataagaaaaggaggaggcaaagcaaaagggaaaaaataaaaaaaaatccacccgCACATCATCTTCAAACAAGTCACTCTGCTCTTATTTGCTCAGCAATGGGCTTTCCATTGAAACATATTTTATGTGGCAAGCTttgctccctttttttttaaaaattttattttttgggacATCTGGCACCAATCGAGGCACACGGGCCCGGCCTTGCAGCTCCGTTCTGAACCGCTGCCATCCCCAGATTACCCGACACCACCCATTTTTTCTGTGCAtgtatgtttgttttttgttaacGCCATCAGTATTAAATCACTgcttaattcttttttttttttaattttttttttttggggggggtgggggttgTGGGGAAGCCAAGGCAGCGCTTCCCCGGCGGGGCTCTGGCATCGCGGGAGCCCGAGGTACCCGCCTCGCAAACTGATCCAATCAATAAAGAATTTGGAGAGTGGAGCATTTCTGCATGTCTTTGTGCATTAAATGAAAGGCAAGGGCTTCAAAGACATGCTTATTAAATGTGccttaaaaagaaatcaatgcCAGATGTGACCAAAGCAGCCTAGTTAGTGCCTGCCCGTAACACACACGCTACTCCGGGCACTGCGGACCTCTCCCCTGAAGGTCACCCGCAGTTTCACTCAAAGTCCAGCCAAAAGTCAAAGCTTAGATCAAAATGATTCCCTGGAGGTACACACATTTGTGTAATTAGTTTCACCTTGTGTCTGTGCAAGATAAAATACTGGGCACGTACCCAAGTTCCTTTTATAAATTTCTGTATTGTCTTTACCCAGGTGTAAAGGGGTGAGATCTAAGCAAAACGTTGTTTCATCCTTGTCAGtcacttaaaaacattttctaaagtAATTACAGTCCGACAAGGCACAAATAATTGCACCTGGAGGGGCTTTTGGGCCACAGAGGTTTTAGAAGCCTAGTCCTGCACTTGGGCATCACATGAAAAATGTCACAGAAAAccaacaaacattaaaaaaagttgggtttttttggggaggatggAACTACACAGCCACTGAGCAGTGGCAGAGCAGTGGTGAGGCACTGCCTGCAAATGAGGAGCACCGTGGGACAGGCTTTAGGGGCTGGAAAATGGCACAAGGGTGCCAGAAGCCCAGGGACTACCCTGCAGGGTGTCCAGGTTAGGTGCACTTGCAGGTTGGTGCCATCCAATGGCAGCTGGGTGGGCTGCAAAGATGGTTTGGAGAGGAACTGGAATGTTTCAGCTCCACTGTGCAAGAGCCATGGAGAGATCCCAGCTTGGCATCCCCCAGCCTGAGCGTGCCCAGGGCcacccagccctggcctgggcTTTCCACACCTAGAGAGAGGCCAGTGatggggcagggagctgggaattccTTGTACCAAACCAAAATGACCATTTGCAGGTTAAAAACACCAGCTGGAATGTCCCTCTCCTGCTCACCCTGCAGGAGCAGCGGCCAACAGAGAATCCCAAGAGTGCCCAGATCCACTGGGAAAGGGCAGCCAAAAAGAGCCAAGGTGAAGATACTgccacagctgagcagaggcagcagcaaacTGGTTAAACTGGGAGATGGGAGCTAGAAACCAGACCAGCAGGGTTTGTTGGAGTTTCTGAGGAGGAACTGGGTATTGTTGGTGGAGCTCTCCCTGCAGggcagaggttttttttcccttctaatgAAAAGGGAGTGAGCTCCATCTCCATGCCCCTCAGCAgcaccatcccagcccctcactaACCTCACTTATGGCCACAccattgcaaaaaaataatcaaaaattaaattattaaacagCAGGCAAAGCAGGAGGCCAGCACCCAGGTGAACGCTGACCCCAGTCTGGAATCTGAATCCCACTGCTCCATGCCTTTGCCACAAAGCCATCCCAGACTATCGAAGCTTTTTGGACAAGGGCTGGAGCACAGGTCCTAATGTAACTGGGAAAAGGTtgggggggaagggaggggtggCCCTGCAGCCAAGGCACCTCTCTCCATCTCCATGTTGCTCCTGCTTTGAGTGGGAGAGACTAAGAAGATCCAGAGCCTCTGAAAATCCAAAgtgtcactgcagcagctctgcaaaatATCTGCTAATTCTTTTGACTTGCTGTAACACACTAAAGAACAACCAAATCACACATTCTTACCTGTAATTTCCCTTTTTGCTCAGCTGTTCTTTAAAGTGCCCAAGTGTCAGGCTCTGGGCCTTTAACATCCTCCTGTAGGGAATTTCTTCTCCGCAAAAAAAATAGGTGACAACCAGCTCACCAGACTGAGAGGTGTGAACAACTGGCAGTTTCTTTGGCTCTTTGTGACTGCAAAACAGAAAGCACACACAAAACCCTCTATTTTTCCATCTGAGAACAGGCTGTTTCACCTCACTCCAACCAGCAGTGGAGCTGGTGAATGCTGTCAGAAATATCCTGGGTGTGACCTGAAAATCAGATATTCCTGTGCTGCCTGGGAATTTACTGGGATGTGTTTGCACAGCCTTTTGCTGGATTTCCACAgtgggaatcatggaatggttggggttggaaaggaccttaaagatcacccagtttcaaccctctgccatggcagggacaccttcccccgtcccaggctgctccaagccctgtccagcctggccttgggcactgccagggatccaggggcagccacagctgctctgggcaccctgtgcctccccaccctcacaggggacaattccttcctaatatccaacctaaatccACCCTCCTTCAGCTTGAAGCCACTTCCCCTTGGGATCATGGCAGAGGGGAGCTGAGGGATGGATGTTGGGCTCACCCTCCCCAGCAAACCCCAGGACTGCACCCCCAGGATTTTAAAAGCTTCCTCCTCATGCCCAAACCCACCTGCAACCACCAGGCCCCAAAGCAAAACCCTCTGCCAGATGCTTCACCTCAAGCACCCAGGTAACCTTGTTTTTCCCAGTGAGGATAAAATTAACTGGATTCTGTCCATTTGCACCCAAGCAACGCTTCttaaagaataattaaaacaatATTACCCAGCAAAATGGCAACACTCTAGTGAATACCATGCAGCCAAATCTACAACTGCTTCTGAGGCAATGTACACTTGGCATGTCAAAAGGTCACAAAGTGTTAGTCCGCAGTAATTTAGTCTTCCTAATTTGTTCTAAGTCTTTGTAGAgtggtttcagaaaaaaagctgcTAGCAAAGACAGCTGGTGGACTTAAGGTCAAccaattaaaaatgaaaggctCTAGTCAGGTGGCTCAGTCTGGACTTCAAACATTACTCATTGCTTAAGATGAAGAGggtaagaaagaaaactttaattATTTAGGCCATTTTAGACCTCTCTGTAGCAGATTTCTTGTTAAAAGAACCATCCTGTAATTAGACTAATCCAATCTTTGTCCACTTTACAGGAATGCAAGTTAAAAAGAGCCACAGACAagatttgaaaatgttttgttctttctttaaGAAGGATGTTTGAAAGATGAAATTTCAGATATAAgaatttcctctcctttcaAAGTGCAATccatttaatgaaaatataattatgtgatatatatatatatttatttatttatttcccaatCCTTTTCTGCATGTGCAATACTCACTCTTCTGTCGTTAGACTTGCATTGCAGAAAGGGGAGCTTCCCCCCTGAACGGCAGCGGAGTGGTTTCGGTCCCTCTGCTGATTTGAGGTTGAACATCTgaagtggggagggggaaagcaAGTGGGGaagaaggagaggagggggaaaaaaaaaataaaaaaaaagagaaagaacaactttaagaaaaaaattgttgaaATACAATTCGTCTTAATTGAAGTCTCCTGTGGGTCGTTAAGTTCGCTCTTTGCATCAAGCCTCACATGTTGTAAACAATcaaaggaagaattaaaaatgctgTGGGCTAATTTATCCTTCCATACCCAAATGAACGATAACCAGTCCAATTCCCCACTTGGTATGTAGCTGGAGCCTGTCCCAGAGGAAAAGCGGGCAAATTACAGCCATCAAAAGAGTGGAAGTAATCGCCTCGGATTCCGACTGTTTGTGCCGGAGCATGgcggggctgggacagggaggctGTCACACGTCCCCATGGCCGTCCCCATGGCTGGACATCCACGTCCACCCCCAGCAAACCTCCCCCAGCCCCGTTTGTCCCCTTGGTGGGACGAGGATGAGGATGTTACCGTGGCTTCTGCGGCTTGGAGACCTCGGCCAGGCGGCGACACGCttcctccagctgtgccagggtgtTGGGCGGTGTCAGCGGGGGCATGGCGGGGTCCTGCACGAAGGGGTGCGCGGGCTGTGCCCCGCGGGGGTGGCTGCCCGTCCCCCACGGGTGGTGGCGGCCGGGGGCCCCCTTGGCGCAGTCGGAGCTGTAGGCCTTCTTTGTGCTTTGTGTGCTTGGGGAAGGGAAGAAGTCGGGttagaaaagctggaaaatatgACTTTAATAGCAGCTCCTATTCTGCTCGCTCCCTCTCAAAAGTCTGTCATAACATGAAAGGAGGTTTATTGCCAAAAACATGacatttttgtggtttttctggTTCTGCGGAACAGCTTTTATATTAAACCGGAGGAGCAAAGAGTCTCATTTGTTTTTAGCGATTGTAAAAATAGACAGCCCatgtaatatataaatatttaccGGGAGCGATATTGCTGCAGACAGCTGCGTATTTACCTATGGGTCTTGTGCTTATTTTGTCTCTCGCTCTCCAGCATCCACTGCCAGACGTTCTGCGCCCGATCCGCTTCTCCCCCGGGGAGCTGCACcccagcggggccgggcagccCCCCGTCCCCGGCCACCGGGGCCACGCTGTCCGCTCCTCGGCCCGGCCTCTTCAGCAGCGTCCCCGTCCTGCTGGTGGCAACAAGGGACACGAGCCCACGGTCAGCCCCCATCCCCACCAGCCCCACCGCAGCGGGATGATGGCTGATGGCTTGGGGCGGGTGATGCTGGCACTTACCCGAAGGGCTCCAGCGGAGAGAGAGGGGGGtcagtgtttttggggtggCCCTTGCACTTGGGGTAGCAGTAGTAGTCGCCGCCCGCcgggcagcagcactgcacccGCTGCGCCGCCTCGGCCTCGATCTGCTCCTTGGTCTTGGGCACGGTGTGGTGGTGGATGTAGTGGTGGTGGACGTGCTTGGTGGTCTGCTTGGTGACGAAGCCCTTGCCCAGCAGGGCGCAGGCGGCCAGCGAGGCCGTGCCGGGCGGCAGCTTGCCCGTGGGCAGGCGGTCGGGCGAGCGGGCGCGGGGGCTGTGCCGGCCCACGCCGGGCGATTGGCAGCCGGGGGTCTTCAGCACACGGGAGAGGTGCTCGTCCAGGATGGCCTGGGGGTCCTCCTCGTAGCTGCCCGAGGGCAGGAGCGACAGcgggtgctgggggtgctgggggttgGCCGTGTCCCGAGCGCTCTGCAGGCCGGCGGGGAGCTCGGCGCCCTCCTTCTCCTCATCCTGCCAGACAAGGGATGGCAGGGAATGAACGGAAGGGGCCGGGAGCTGGTGAGGCGCTCGCCGGGGCGTCCCCCCCGCCACCCCGGGGACAGGGAACGGCCCCCTCCCGCCGGCCGGGTGGCACGCGGAGCTCTGGCAACGCTAATCCTACCTCCTTgatctgctgcagcctctcctccaGACAGTCCATGgtctcctgctcctgcttcagCTTCTCCAGCCGGGAAATGAGCTCGGCGGCGAAGGCAGCTGGCTCCACCGGGGTCATCTCCTTGGGAAGCCGGTGGGTCCTCTACAAGGAGCGGGGACAGAAGGCACAAGGCAATGTTTagcgggcggcgcggggcgcggGCGCTTCGCCGCCGCGGCATCGCCGGCCCCGCTACGCTTGTTGTGTCTCCATGTTTGGATGAAAAGACGACCGCAACTAGGCATGGGCTGCTCTGGATTTTTATGAGCTAGTGCTGTGGCCTCATGGAGTGACATCCTCCCCACCAGCGTTTGCCTTCGGCAGGAGCAGTTGGTCGCACTCTGAGGAACCCCGCTTGTTCTCTCTGTAGTACAACCAGCCCATCAGTAGCTACTCTGAAGTAGAAAATCTTCAAAGACTGTTGTcaaacatcaaaaaaaaaaacaaaacaaaaaaaaaaaccaacaaaaaacctctgaggtgggagggagagagactTTAACTAAAGGAATAAAGTGAGTATAAACAGAAAGGagttggaaattaaaaaaaataagatgggggagaaaaagggaaaggaggggaaaaaaaaaaaaaaaaaaaaaaaaagaagtcaaacGGTTGCAGATCAGAGAAGTGCTGGTAATTTATTTCCTGGCTACACACTGGGCACCTTTGAGGTAGTGTTGTCTCAACAGTGTCCTAGatctctccccccccccctccatcTCTTTgtacagaaaatgaagaaagctGCTGCAGGCTAGCGGTGCTACACTGCTGAGCTTGGCTGCCTCAAGCAGATCTATCAAGGGAAAAAGGGAACATCTCCAAATCAAGTGCAGAATATAAAAAGGCAAAACGCGAATTTCTGCCAAAAGAAGCAAAcatggcaggaaaaggggaggaaaagaggaaaaaaaaaaaaaaaaaaggaaaaagaaaccaccCACTTGACTCTGCCCTCCCTCCTGCCATCCCCACACACCCCACTCCTCGCCCCCactctccctcttttttccccccacccgAAAGCAGAAAGCTGAACTGCCAACTCTTTCACATACTACCCACCAGATGAGGTGGGGCCTCTCTCCGGCAACCACTTAGCTCCAGAAATGATGTGAGGGTAGAAAAAGGCCACTCTGCTGGAAATTGTCACTCTTACACAAGCTGGCTCTATTCAGTCCCTGATCAAAGCACTGCCTTACAGAGAAAGTCGATTTGCACGCCCTGGGACAAAATAATCTAATTTACAAGCTCAGGCTATAGAACTTTCTTtaggaaggaaggggaaaaaaaaaataccaaaaagaaaaaccacataAACCACCCCCCCACCTTCCACCAGAAATATCATCTATGACTTCTTGCTGCTTAAGACAGCAGAAAGAGGAATTTTAGCATATTAATCTCAAGACAAGATAAGTTTATACTTGTCTGTGTAAACAGTTTATTCACTGCAGGAATCGAGAGGCTGCAAGTCAAATGAATTAGCAAGTCAGCGAGTTAATTTTGAAGAGCAGGGCAGCACCGTGCATCGGATCCCCTCAAAGCCAGGCATGGATCTGCTGCCAGTTCTCACTTTTGGGAGATCCTGCTCGCCCCCAGCTCACAGACAGACACCCAGCTCTCGCAGCGATACACACGAGGCCACGACCTGCTCGGCACTG
This window of the Poecile atricapillus isolate bPoeAtr1 chromosome 17, bPoeAtr1.hap1, whole genome shotgun sequence genome carries:
- the AXIN2 gene encoding axin-2 isoform X2 produces the protein MSSAVVLAHLPDPSSSFREDAPRPPVPGEEGEAPCPQLGSSFLPKSQSFKAMPVPPAPRRNENGLGEPEGSASPDSPLARWTKSLHSLLGDQDGAYLFRTFLEREKCVDTLDFWFACNGFRQMDLKDTKTLRVAKAIYKRYIENNSIVSKQLKPATKTYIRDSIKKQQIDSIMFDQAQTEIQTVMEENAYQMFLTSDIYLEYVRSGGENPAYMNSNGLGSLKVVCGYLPTLNEEEEWSCADFKNKILPSVVGLSSKTLRVTANVRATETIENGYRSFKRNDPVNPYHVNSGYVFAPATSANDSEISSDALTDDSMSMTDSSVDGIPPYRIGSKKQLQREMHRSVKANGQVSLPHFPRTHRLPKEMTPVEPAAFAAELISRLEKLKQEQETMDCLEERLQQIKEDEEKEGAELPAGLQSARDTANPQHPQHPLSLLPSGSYEEDPQAILDEHLSRVLKTPGCQSPGVGRHSPRARSPDRLPTGKLPPGTASLAACALLGKGFVTKQTTKHVHHHYIHHHTVPKTKEQIEAEAAQRVQCCCPAGGDYYCYPKCKGHPKNTDPPLSPLEPFGTGTLLKRPGRGADSVAPVAGDGGLPGPAGVQLPGGEADRAQNVWQWMLESERQNKHKTHSTQSTKKAYSSDCAKGAPGRHHPWGTGSHPRGAQPAHPFVQDPAMPPLTPPNTLAQLEEACRRLAEVSKPQKPRCSTSNQQRDRNHSAAVQGGSSPFCNASLTTEDHKEPKKLPVVHTSQSGELVVTYFFCGEEIPYRRMLKAQSLTLGHFKEQLSKKGNYRYYFKKASDEFDCGAVFEEVWEDETILPMYEGRILGKVERID
- the AXIN2 gene encoding axin-2 isoform X1 — encoded protein: MSSAVVLAHLPDPSSSFREDAPRPPVPGEEGEAPCPQLGSSFLPKSQSFKAMPVPPAPRRNENGLGEPEGSASPDSPLARWTKSLHSLLGDQDGAYLFRTFLEREKCVDTLDFWFACNGFRQMDLKDTKTLRVAKAIYKRYIENNSIVSKQLKPATKTYIRDSIKKQQIDSIMFDQAQTEIQTVMEENAYQMFLTSDIYLEYVRSGGENPAYMNSNGLGSLKVVCGYLPTLNEEEEWSCADFKNKILPSVVGLSSKTLRVTANVRATETIENGYRSFKRNDPVNPYHVNSGYVFAPATSANDSEISSDALTDDSMSMTDSSVDGIPPYRIGSKKQLQREMHRSVKANGQVSLPHFPRTHRLPKEMTPVEPAAFAAELISRLEKLKQEQETMDCLEERLQQIKEDEEKEGAELPAGLQSARDTANPQHPQHPLSLLPSGSYEEDPQAILDEHLSRVLKTPGCQSPGVGRHSPRARSPDRLPTGKLPPGTASLAACALLGKGFVTKQTTKHVHHHYIHHHTVPKTKEQIEAEAAQRVQCCCPAGGDYYCYPKCKGHPKNTDPPLSPLEPFGRTGTLLKRPGRGADSVAPVAGDGGLPGPAGVQLPGGEADRAQNVWQWMLESERQNKHKTHSTQSTKKAYSSDCAKGAPGRHHPWGTGSHPRGAQPAHPFVQDPAMPPLTPPNTLAQLEEACRRLAEVSKPQKPRCSTSNQQRDRNHSAAVQGGSSPFCNASLTTEDHKEPKKLPVVHTSQSGELVVTYFFCGEEIPYRRMLKAQSLTLGHFKEQLSKKGNYRYYFKKASDEFDCGAVFEEVWEDETILPMYEGRILGKVERID